The following coding sequences are from one Ursus arctos isolate Adak ecotype North America unplaced genomic scaffold, UrsArc2.0 scaffold_23, whole genome shotgun sequence window:
- the LOC123000262 gene encoding 60S ribosomal protein L32-like, protein MVALRPLQKPKIVKKRTNKFIKHQPDWYVKIKCNWQKPRSNDGWVHRRVKDLLSMPNTGYGSNKKTKHMQPHRFQKFLAHNVKEPEVSLMCNKSQLAEIAHDVSSKNHKAPVQRAAQLAISHQPQCQAAQ, encoded by the coding sequence ATGGTTGCCCTCAGACCTCTGCAGAAGCCCAAGATCGTTAAAAAGAGGACCAATAAGTTCATCAAGCATCAACCAGACTGGTATGTCAAAATTAAGTGCAACTGGCAGAAACCCAGAAGCAATGACGGTTGGGTGCACAGAAGAGTCAAGGACCTGCTTTCGATGCCCAACACTGGTTACGGGAGCAACAAGAAGACAAAGCACATGCAGCCCCACAGGTTCCAGAAGTTCCTAGCACACAACGTCAAGGAGCCTGAAGTGTCGCTGATGTGCAACAAATCTCAGCTTGCAGAGATCGCTCACGATGTCTCCTCCAAGAACCACAAAGCCCCTGTACAAAGAGCAGCCCAGCTGGCCATCAGTCACCAACCCCAATGCCAggctgcacagtga